Proteins from a single region of Catenulispora acidiphila DSM 44928:
- a CDS encoding TetR/AcrR family transcriptional regulator has translation MVALPPSAAERPLRADARRNRQRVLEAAAQAFAADGPAVPLDEIARRAGVGAGTVYRHFPTKEELLAAVLIARMETMLAEVRGALAKPDPGPAFYASFVAMTLDARDKTDLAEALTSHGIDVRAATGEIAGALKAALADLLRRAQDAGAVRADVGVEDLHALVIGAIAAARSAPLADVPRVAGLVADGLRPRPSR, from the coding sequence GTGGTCGCCCTACCGCCGAGCGCCGCCGAACGACCACTGCGCGCCGACGCGCGCCGCAACCGTCAGCGGGTGTTGGAGGCGGCCGCGCAGGCGTTCGCCGCCGACGGTCCGGCGGTCCCGCTGGACGAGATCGCGCGCCGCGCCGGGGTCGGCGCGGGCACCGTCTACCGGCACTTCCCGACCAAGGAAGAGCTGCTGGCGGCCGTGCTCATCGCCCGAATGGAGACGATGCTGGCCGAGGTGCGCGGCGCGCTGGCGAAACCGGATCCGGGCCCGGCGTTCTACGCCTCCTTCGTGGCCATGACCCTCGACGCGCGGGACAAGACGGACCTCGCCGAGGCGTTGACCAGCCACGGGATCGACGTCCGGGCGGCGACCGGTGAGATCGCCGGGGCGCTGAAGGCCGCGCTGGCCGATCTGCTGCGGCGGGCGCAGGACGCCGGCGCGGTGCGTGCCGATGTGGGCGTCGAGGATCTGCACGCCCTGGTGATCGGCGCCATCGCCGCCGCGCGCTCAGCGCCGTTGGCGGACGTGCCGCGGGTGGCGGGGTTGGTGGCCGACGGATTGCGGCCGCGTCCGAGCCGCTGA
- a CDS encoding COG4280 domain-containing protein produces MGTAFLLLSVFLACAVEAVEALTIVLAVGLTRGWRSALQGVAAGLLLLAAVVAGLGPALTVLPLKALRLVVGGLLLTFGLQWLRKAVLRASGYKDLRDEAAAYQRGVAAAKTAAASKRSVVEDWYAFTLSFKGVVLEGLEVAFIALTFGANQHDIPLAAVAAVAAVLTVCAAGVAIKAPLARVPENTMKFAVGVMLTGFGTFWGAEGAGAEWPGGDASLPLVLAYVLLVALGAVWVLKRRHAAWAR; encoded by the coding sequence GTGGGCACCGCCTTTCTGCTCCTGTCCGTCTTCCTGGCCTGCGCGGTTGAGGCTGTGGAGGCGCTCACGATCGTGCTCGCCGTCGGGCTGACGCGTGGGTGGCGGTCCGCGCTACAGGGGGTTGCAGCGGGGCTGTTGCTGCTCGCCGCTGTGGTGGCGGGGCTTGGGCCGGCGCTGACTGTGCTGCCGCTCAAGGCGTTGCGGTTGGTTGTTGGCGGGTTGCTGCTCACCTTTGGGCTTCAGTGGCTGCGCAAGGCGGTGCTGCGCGCGTCTGGGTACAAGGACCTGCGGGATGAGGCCGCTGCTTATCAGCGTGGGGTTGCTGCGGCGAAGACGGCTGCTGCCTCGAAGCGGTCCGTTGTCGAGGACTGGTACGCCTTCACCCTCAGCTTCAAGGGCGTCGTCCTGGAAGGTCTGGAGGTCGCTTTCATCGCCTTGACGTTCGGTGCGAACCAGCACGACATTCCCCTCGCCGCGGTTGCCGCAGTGGCAGCTGTGCTGACCGTCTGTGCGGCGGGGGTGGCGATCAAGGCACCGTTGGCGCGGGTGCCGGAGAACACGATGAAGTTCGCGGTCGGGGTGATGCTCACCGGGTTCGGGACGTTCTGGGGTGCCGAGGGGGCGGGCGCCGAGTGGCCCGGCGGTGATGCCTCGCTTCCGCTCGTGCTGGCCTACGTTCTGCTCGTCGCGCTGGGTGCGGTGTGGGTCCTGAAGCGGAGGCATGCGGCGTGGGCAAGGTGA
- the cobN gene encoding cobaltochelatase subunit CobN gives MPARVLLLSTADTELLAAHACGAPYRTANPARLDAAALAPLVADADVAVVRLLGGHRPWRWLVEAITASGLPAVVLGGEAVPDAELMALSTVPGGVVAEALNYLTAGGPANLEQLANFLTDTVLGGGEGFDAPQAMPEFGVHGGREQREDRPTVGIVFYRAHELSGNTAFVDTLADALETRGANALPVYCGSLRGLSDTAGAGLVDLLRRCDTLVVTVLAGGGANAADASAGGDEDAWDVGALAALDVPVIQGLCLTSSREAWQDSDAALTPMDAAMQVAIPEFDGRLIAVPFSFKENGEAGIPVYTADDERAARLAGIAHRHAALRSIPNQDKKLALVLSSYPTKHSRVGNAVGLDTPASAVRLLTALREAGYTVGDFPEDGDQLIHRLIAAGGHDVEWLTEEQLSAAPARVPLSEYESWFAKLPDDLREGIRQHWGEPPGSLYVDGEDIVLASLQFANILLMIQPPRGFGENPIAIYHDPDLPPSHHYLAAYRWLEHSFGADAVVHLGKHGTLEWLPGKGLGLSESCAPDAVLGELPLVYPFIVNDPGEGTQAKRRGHATVVDHLMPPMARADTYGDLAKLEQLLDEYATVQALDPDKTPAVRAQIWTLIRAAQLHHDLAAILHGDVEHPPADADFDDFVLHLDGYLCEIKDVQIRDGLHILGRAPEGEELVADVLAILRAKQVFGGVNGAVTGLRQALAEYVGLDEQVLLAEPGAAVKVPELLAELAGDVPARSASDAVDMLETLARRLVDALAAAGWDPAAVPEVCDAVLSGVATAAARKVEPQAAEGIVAVLRFAATELVPRLARTTDEITNVLRALDGRYIPAGPSGAPTRGLVSVLPTGRNFYSVDPKAIPSRNAWDVGQALAESLIARHLADTGEYPRSVGLTVWGTSAMRTQGDDIAEILHLLGCRPVWDEASRRVTGFEVVPAAELGRPRIDVTVRISGFFRDAFPHVIALIDDAVQAVADLDEGAEDNFVRAHAATDTAAHGDRRRATTRIFGSKPGAYGAGLLPLIDARDWRTDADLAEVYAVWGGYAYGRGLDGREARGDMENSFRRIQVAAKNQDNREHDIVDSDDYFQYHGGMVAMVRSLTGTSPAAYVGDSAVPEAVRTRTLAEETHRVFRARVVNPRWVAAMQRHGYKGAFELAATVDYLFGYDATAGVVDDWMYEQLAQTYVFDETNRAFMERSNPWALRGISERLLEAAERGLWAEPEAETLDGLRQVFLELEGELEGE, from the coding sequence ATGCCCGCGCGCGTTCTGTTGCTGTCCACGGCCGACACCGAGCTCCTCGCCGCCCACGCGTGCGGCGCCCCCTACCGCACCGCGAATCCCGCGCGTCTCGACGCCGCCGCGCTCGCGCCCCTGGTGGCCGATGCCGACGTCGCCGTCGTGCGCCTGCTCGGCGGGCATCGGCCGTGGCGCTGGCTCGTCGAGGCGATCACCGCCAGCGGCCTGCCGGCTGTCGTGCTCGGCGGCGAGGCCGTGCCGGACGCCGAACTCATGGCGCTCTCGACGGTCCCCGGCGGCGTGGTCGCCGAAGCCCTCAACTACCTCACCGCCGGCGGTCCGGCGAACCTGGAGCAGCTGGCGAACTTCCTCACCGACACCGTCCTCGGCGGCGGCGAGGGTTTCGATGCGCCGCAAGCGATGCCCGAGTTCGGCGTCCACGGCGGCCGCGAGCAGCGCGAGGACCGCCCTACCGTCGGCATCGTCTTCTACCGGGCGCATGAGCTCTCGGGTAACACAGCGTTCGTAGACACCCTCGCTGACGCCCTCGAAACCCGCGGCGCCAACGCGCTTCCCGTCTACTGCGGCTCCCTGCGCGGGCTGTCGGACACGGCCGGCGCCGGGCTCGTCGACCTCCTGCGCCGCTGCGACACGCTCGTCGTGACCGTTCTGGCCGGCGGCGGCGCCAACGCCGCGGACGCCAGCGCCGGCGGCGACGAGGACGCCTGGGACGTCGGCGCGCTCGCCGCCCTGGACGTCCCAGTTATCCAAGGACTCTGTCTCACCTCCTCGCGCGAGGCATGGCAGGACTCTGACGCGGCCCTCACCCCGATGGACGCCGCGATGCAGGTCGCGATCCCGGAGTTCGACGGGCGCCTGATCGCTGTTCCCTTCTCCTTCAAGGAAAACGGCGAAGCGGGCATCCCGGTCTACACCGCCGATGACGAACGCGCCGCGCGCCTGGCAGGCATCGCCCACCGCCATGCCGCCCTGCGCAGCATCCCCAACCAGGACAAGAAGCTCGCGCTCGTCCTGTCCTCCTACCCGACCAAGCACTCGCGCGTCGGCAACGCCGTCGGGCTCGACACGCCGGCCAGCGCCGTCCGCCTGCTCACCGCGCTGCGCGAAGCCGGCTACACCGTCGGCGACTTCCCCGAGGACGGCGACCAGCTCATCCACCGCCTCATCGCGGCCGGCGGCCACGACGTCGAATGGCTCACCGAGGAGCAGCTGTCCGCAGCGCCGGCGCGCGTTCCGCTCAGTGAGTACGAGTCCTGGTTCGCCAAGCTCCCAGACGACCTGCGCGAGGGCATCCGGCAGCACTGGGGCGAGCCGCCCGGGTCGCTGTATGTGGACGGCGAGGACATCGTCCTGGCCTCGCTGCAGTTCGCGAACATCCTGCTGATGATCCAGCCGCCGCGCGGCTTCGGCGAGAACCCCATCGCCATCTACCACGACCCCGACCTGCCGCCGAGCCACCATTACCTGGCCGCCTACCGATGGCTGGAGCACAGCTTCGGCGCGGACGCCGTCGTGCACCTCGGCAAGCACGGCACGCTGGAATGGCTGCCCGGCAAGGGATTGGGCTTGTCAGAGTCCTGCGCCCCGGACGCCGTCCTCGGCGAGCTGCCGCTGGTCTATCCCTTCATCGTCAACGACCCCGGCGAGGGTACGCAGGCCAAGCGGCGCGGGCACGCCACCGTCGTGGACCACCTGATGCCGCCGATGGCGCGCGCCGACACCTACGGCGACCTGGCGAAGCTGGAGCAGCTGCTCGACGAGTACGCGACCGTGCAGGCGCTGGACCCGGACAAGACGCCGGCGGTGCGGGCGCAGATCTGGACCCTGATCCGCGCCGCGCAGCTGCACCACGACCTCGCCGCGATCCTGCACGGGGACGTCGAGCACCCGCCCGCCGACGCCGACTTCGACGACTTCGTGCTGCACCTGGACGGGTACCTGTGCGAGATCAAGGACGTGCAGATCCGCGACGGGCTGCACATCCTCGGGCGCGCGCCGGAGGGTGAGGAGCTGGTCGCCGACGTGCTGGCGATCCTGCGCGCCAAGCAGGTCTTCGGCGGCGTGAACGGGGCGGTCACCGGGCTGCGGCAGGCGCTGGCGGAGTACGTCGGGCTCGACGAGCAGGTGCTGCTGGCCGAGCCGGGGGCGGCGGTGAAGGTGCCGGAGCTGCTCGCGGAGCTGGCCGGGGACGTCCCGGCGCGGTCGGCGTCGGATGCCGTGGACATGCTGGAGACGCTGGCCCGGCGGCTGGTGGACGCGCTGGCCGCGGCGGGCTGGGATCCGGCGGCGGTACCAGAGGTCTGCGATGCGGTGCTCAGCGGTGTGGCTACGGCTGCGGCTCGCAAGGTGGAACCGCAGGCAGCCGAAGGCATCGTCGCCGTCCTGCGCTTCGCCGCCACCGAACTCGTCCCGCGCCTGGCGCGCACCACCGACGAGATCACCAACGTTCTGCGCGCCCTCGACGGCCGCTACATCCCCGCCGGTCCCTCCGGGGCGCCGACGCGCGGGCTTGTCAGTGTCCTGCCGACTGGTCGCAACTTCTACTCGGTCGACCCGAAGGCCATCCCCTCGCGCAACGCCTGGGACGTCGGGCAGGCGCTCGCCGAGTCGCTGATCGCGCGCCACCTCGCCGACACCGGCGAGTATCCGCGCTCGGTCGGTCTCACCGTCTGGGGCACCTCGGCGATGCGTACGCAGGGCGACGACATCGCCGAGATCCTGCATCTGCTGGGCTGCCGTCCGGTGTGGGACGAGGCCTCGCGCCGGGTCACCGGCTTCGAGGTGGTGCCGGCCGCGGAGCTGGGACGTCCGCGCATCGATGTGACCGTCCGCATCTCAGGGTTCTTCCGTGACGCGTTCCCGCACGTCATCGCGCTCATCGACGACGCCGTCCAGGCTGTCGCAGACCTCGACGAAGGCGCCGAGGACAACTTCGTGCGCGCGCACGCCGCCACCGACACCGCCGCGCACGGCGACCGCCGCCGCGCCACCACCCGCATCTTCGGCTCCAAGCCCGGTGCGTACGGCGCCGGTCTGCTGCCGCTGATCGACGCCCGCGACTGGCGCACCGACGCCGACCTCGCCGAGGTCTACGCCGTCTGGGGCGGCTACGCCTACGGCCGCGGGCTGGACGGCCGCGAGGCGCGCGGGGACATGGAGAACTCCTTCCGGCGCATCCAGGTCGCGGCGAAGAACCAGGACAACCGCGAGCACGACATCGTCGACTCCGACGACTACTTCCAGTACCACGGCGGCATGGTCGCGATGGTGCGCTCGCTGACCGGGACCTCCCCGGCGGCCTACGTCGGCGACTCGGCGGTGCCGGAGGCTGTCAGGACTCGAACACTGGCCGAGGAGACGCACCGCGTCTTCCGGGCCCGCGTGGTCAACCCGCGCTGGGTGGCGGCGATGCAGCGCCACGGCTACAAGGGCGCCTTCGAGCTGGCCGCGACCGTCGACTACCTGTTCGGCTACGACGCCACCGCCGGGGTCGTGGACGACTGGATGTACGAGCAGCTGGCGCAGACCTACGTCTTCGACGAGACGAACCGCGCGTTCATGGAGCGCTCGAACCCGTGGGCGCTGCGCGGGATCTCCGAGCGGCTGCTGGAGGCCGCCGAGCGCGGGCTGTGGGCCGAGCCGGAGGCGGAGACGCTGGACGGGCTGCGCCAGGTGTTCCTGGAGCTGGAGGGGGAGCTCGAAGGGGAGTGA
- the erm gene encoding 23S ribosomal RNA methyltransferase Erm has product MSEFPGGRQELGQNFLADPALIAEIQRLVREQTQGPIIELGAGDGALTGPLSRLNRPVTALEIDPRRVRRLQERFGGRADVVRADVLRYRFPAAEHTIVGNIPFHLTTAIIRKLLSERGWSSAVLIVQWEVARRRAGVGGASMLTASWWPWYDFGLVRRIPASAFRPVPSVDAGLLTMWRRPVPLVEERSGYQTFVKQVFQAPGRGVEEMIARTGRVRRAELREWVRWSRIPVRALPKDLAAEDWARLWELVRD; this is encoded by the coding sequence GTGTCCGAATTCCCTGGCGGGCGCCAGGAACTCGGGCAGAACTTCCTTGCCGATCCGGCGCTGATCGCCGAAATCCAGCGGCTGGTCCGCGAGCAGACGCAGGGTCCGATCATCGAACTCGGCGCCGGCGACGGCGCGCTGACCGGACCGCTCTCCCGGCTGAATCGGCCGGTCACGGCATTGGAGATCGATCCGCGTCGGGTGCGGCGGCTTCAGGAGCGGTTCGGCGGTCGGGCGGATGTGGTGCGTGCCGACGTGCTGCGCTACCGGTTTCCGGCCGCGGAGCACACGATCGTCGGCAATATCCCGTTCCACCTGACGACCGCGATCATTAGGAAGCTGCTATCCGAGCGCGGATGGAGCAGCGCCGTGCTGATCGTGCAGTGGGAGGTGGCGCGGCGGCGGGCCGGGGTCGGCGGTGCCAGCATGCTGACAGCCTCGTGGTGGCCCTGGTACGACTTCGGTCTGGTCCGCCGGATCCCGGCGTCCGCGTTCCGGCCGGTGCCGTCGGTGGACGCCGGGCTGCTCACGATGTGGCGCCGTCCCGTGCCGCTGGTCGAGGAGCGAAGCGGGTATCAGACCTTTGTGAAGCAAGTCTTCCAGGCGCCGGGGCGCGGGGTGGAGGAGATGATCGCGCGCACGGGTCGGGTGCGGCGTGCCGAGTTGCGGGAGTGGGTCCGCTGGAGCCGGATTCCGGTCCGGGCTCTGCCCAAGGACTTGGCGGCCGAGGACTGGGCCCGGTTGTGGGAGTTGGTGCGCGACTGA
- a CDS encoding gamma-glutamyltransferase family protein — MMTVSQGFTTRPELSGTFGMVSSTHWLAASAGMAVLERGGNAFDAAVAAGFVLHVVEPHQNGAGGDLPVIFARGDDKRPTVLCGQGVAPAGASVRHFRDLGLELVPGSGLLAAAVPGAVPAWLTLLRDHGTMELADVLAYAIGYARDGYPVTPALSQCIADIEPMFREHWAPSAEVYLPGGEVPVAGSVFRNPTLAATYQRLAEASGSTRSTRSTREARIDAALDAWRQGFVAEAVDAFARTAWRDSSGSDHAGVITGADMAAWQPSYEEPVRYDFGGYTFCKTGSWGQGPVLLQQLALLQGQELEPGTVDYVHRVVEGAKLAFADREAWYGDGFDTPLGALLSPEYNAERRALIGEVASLELRPGSPAGRAPLMPERPGLPIPADASTGEPVASGAGRGEARGDTVHVDVVDRWGNMVAAMPSGGWLHSSPVIPALGFCLGTRMQMTWLQDGLASTLTPGLRPRTTLSPTLALRGGEPVLAFGSPGGDQQDQWQLLFVLNHVLGGMNLQAAIDAPTFHTSHFPESFYPRPAYPGRVVAEARLGAAVVDGLRRRGHEVVVSGDWSLGRMCVVGRDPERGLVRGAANPRGMQGYAVGR, encoded by the coding sequence ATGATGACGGTTTCCCAGGGATTCACCACACGTCCGGAGCTGAGCGGCACGTTCGGCATGGTGTCGAGCACGCACTGGCTCGCCGCGTCGGCGGGTATGGCGGTGCTGGAGCGCGGCGGCAACGCCTTCGATGCCGCGGTGGCTGCGGGATTTGTCCTGCATGTCGTGGAGCCGCATCAGAACGGCGCCGGCGGTGACCTGCCGGTCATTTTCGCGCGCGGGGACGACAAGCGGCCGACGGTGTTGTGCGGGCAGGGTGTGGCGCCGGCCGGGGCGAGCGTGCGGCACTTCCGGGACCTGGGCTTGGAGCTCGTGCCGGGTTCGGGGTTGCTGGCGGCGGCTGTGCCGGGGGCGGTTCCGGCGTGGCTGACGTTGCTGCGGGACCACGGGACGATGGAACTCGCCGATGTGCTCGCCTACGCCATCGGGTATGCGCGGGACGGTTATCCGGTCACGCCGGCGCTATCGCAGTGCATTGCGGATATCGAGCCGATGTTCCGTGAGCACTGGGCGCCTTCTGCTGAGGTCTACCTTCCTGGTGGGGAGGTTCCTGTTGCGGGGTCTGTGTTTCGCAATCCGACGCTTGCTGCGACGTATCAGCGGTTGGCTGAGGCTTCCGGATCCACGCGATCTACGCGTTCGACGCGCGAGGCGCGGATCGATGCCGCGTTGGACGCCTGGCGGCAGGGGTTCGTCGCCGAGGCGGTCGACGCGTTCGCGCGTACTGCGTGGCGGGATTCCTCCGGCTCGGATCATGCCGGAGTGATTACGGGTGCTGATATGGCGGCATGGCAGCCCTCTTATGAGGAGCCGGTGCGCTATGACTTCGGCGGCTACACGTTCTGCAAGACCGGTTCGTGGGGACAGGGCCCGGTTCTGTTGCAGCAGTTGGCTTTGTTGCAGGGCCAGGAGCTTGAGCCGGGGACCGTGGACTACGTCCATCGCGTGGTCGAGGGCGCCAAGCTCGCCTTCGCCGACCGGGAGGCTTGGTACGGGGACGGCTTCGACACGCCGCTCGGGGCGTTGCTCTCGCCGGAGTACAACGCCGAGCGGCGGGCGTTGATCGGCGAGGTCGCTTCGCTGGAGTTGCGTCCGGGGTCGCCGGCTGGACGTGCGCCGCTGATGCCGGAGCGTCCCGGGCTCCCGATTCCCGCCGATGCCTCCACCGGCGAGCCGGTCGCGTCGGGGGCGGGGCGGGGTGAGGCGCGCGGCGACACGGTGCACGTGGACGTGGTCGACCGGTGGGGGAACATGGTCGCGGCGATGCCCAGCGGCGGCTGGCTGCACTCCTCGCCGGTGATTCCCGCGCTCGGGTTCTGTCTGGGGACACGGATGCAGATGACGTGGCTGCAGGACGGGCTTGCCAGCACCCTGACACCGGGGCTCCGGCCGCGCACGACGCTCTCGCCGACGTTGGCGCTGCGGGGCGGGGAGCCGGTGCTGGCGTTCGGGTCGCCGGGCGGCGACCAGCAGGACCAGTGGCAGTTGCTGTTCGTGCTGAACCACGTGCTCGGCGGGATGAACCTGCAGGCGGCGATCGACGCGCCGACGTTCCACACCTCGCACTTCCCGGAGTCGTTCTACCCGCGGCCGGCTTATCCGGGGCGGGTCGTCGCCGAGGCGCGGCTCGGTGCCGCGGTGGTGGACGGGCTGCGGCGCCGGGGGCACGAGGTCGTGGTGTCGGGGGACTGGTCGCTGGGGCGGATGTGCGTGGTCGGGCGGGATCCGGAGCGGGGGTTGGTGCGCGGGGCGGCCAATCCTCGGGGGATGCAGGGGTACGCGGTGGGGCGGTAG
- a CDS encoding cobalamin biosynthesis protein — protein MRSSARVVGLAVGFVADWCFGDPGRGHPVAGFGRVASGVRGVLYADSRGAGVAYAGVLVAGAGVVGVAAEWVGRGRPVVGAALTAAATWTVLGGTSLRREASAIGESLGGGDLAAARERLPHLCGRDPRGLDADQIARAVVESVAENTSDAVVAPLFWGAVAGIPGLLAYRASNTLDAMVGYRNAKYRNFGWASARLDDVLNWVPARFTGVVTVAAAPVVGGSPVRALRVLRRDGARHPSPNAGRCEASAAGALGVRLGGTNTYGDAVEHRPVMGTGRAPRVADIRRAAVLSATVGLASAVAAARLAGALARSR, from the coding sequence ATGCGATCTTCGGCGCGGGTGGTGGGGTTGGCGGTGGGGTTTGTGGCTGATTGGTGCTTTGGGGATCCGGGGCGGGGGCATCCGGTGGCGGGGTTTGGGCGGGTGGCTTCGGGGGTGCGGGGGGTTTTGTATGCGGATTCGCGGGGTGCGGGGGTGGCTTATGCCGGGGTGCTTGTTGCGGGGGCGGGGGTGGTGGGGGTTGCGGCTGAGTGGGTCGGGCGGGGGCGGCCGGTGGTTGGTGCTGCTTTGACTGCTGCGGCTACGTGGACTGTGCTGGGTGGGACTTCGTTGCGGCGTGAGGCTTCTGCTATCGGGGAGTCGTTGGGTGGCGGTGATCTTGCGGCGGCGAGGGAGCGGTTGCCGCATCTGTGTGGGCGGGATCCGCGGGGGTTGGATGCCGATCAGATTGCGCGGGCGGTGGTGGAGTCGGTGGCTGAGAACACCTCTGATGCCGTGGTGGCGCCGTTGTTCTGGGGTGCGGTGGCGGGGATTCCGGGGCTGCTGGCGTATCGGGCGTCCAACACGCTGGATGCGATGGTCGGCTACCGCAATGCCAAGTACCGGAACTTCGGGTGGGCCTCGGCGCGCCTCGATGATGTCCTCAACTGGGTTCCCGCACGCTTCACCGGTGTCGTCACCGTAGCTGCGGCGCCGGTTGTCGGCGGCAGCCCGGTGCGGGCGCTCAGGGTTCTGCGACGTGATGGCGCCCGGCATCCAAGTCCGAATGCGGGACGCTGCGAAGCCTCCGCCGCCGGTGCCCTGGGCGTGCGCCTCGGCGGTACCAACACCTATGGCGACGCCGTCGAGCATCGTCCTGTCATGGGGACCGGTCGTGCGCCGCGCGTGGCGGACATTCGTCGGGCCGCGGTGTTGTCGGCGACGGTCGGGCTCGCCTCGGCGGTCGCGGCCGCACGCTTGGCGGGAGCCCTCGCGCGATCACGGTAG
- a CDS encoding nuclear transport factor 2 family protein — MSEHVRTSRETVELLLRTVVEGSRDELADLYAEDVVITNPFIAEEHSAYRETRGNAALRARTKPFAQFLQYSQVKDVTLHETTDPQVTVVEFTVVGTLLPTGEGFEMPYVNVIRVVDGLIAESRDYGDSVRAAKLLESIQSAA; from the coding sequence ATGTCCGAGCACGTCCGCACCAGCCGCGAAACCGTCGAACTGCTCCTGCGCACCGTCGTCGAGGGCAGCCGCGACGAGCTCGCCGACCTGTACGCCGAAGACGTCGTCATCACGAACCCGTTCATCGCCGAGGAGCACAGCGCATACCGCGAGACCCGCGGCAACGCCGCCCTGCGCGCCCGGACGAAGCCCTTCGCGCAGTTCCTGCAGTACTCGCAGGTCAAGGACGTCACCCTCCACGAGACCACCGACCCGCAGGTGACGGTCGTGGAGTTCACGGTCGTCGGCACGCTCCTGCCCACCGGCGAGGGGTTCGAGATGCCCTATGTCAACGTGATCCGGGTCGTCGACGGCCTGATCGCCGAATCCCGCGACTACGGCGACAGCGTGCGCGCCGCCAAGCTGCTGGAGTCGATCCAGTCCGCCGCCTGA